The following are from one region of the Indicator indicator isolate 239-I01 chromosome 14, UM_Iind_1.1, whole genome shotgun sequence genome:
- the ENO2 gene encoding gamma-enolase — protein sequence MAVERIHAREILDSRGNPTVEVDLYTHKGMFRAAVPSGASTGIYEALELRDNDKSRFLGKGVLQAVDHINSTVAPALVGSGLSVVDQEKIDNLMLEMDGTENKSKFGANAILGVSLAVCKAGAAEKEIPLYRHIADLAGNSDLILPVPAFNVINGGSHAGNKLAMQEFMILPVGAESFRDAMRIGAEVYHNLKSVIKEKYGKDATNVGDEGGFAPNILENSEALELLKEAIDKAGYTDKIVIGMDVAASEFYRDGKYDLDFKSPDDPSRYISADELGDLYQSFVRDYPVVSIEDPFDQDDWEAWSKFTANVGIQIVGDDLTVTNPKRIERAVEEKACNCLLLKVNQIGSVTEAIQACKLAQENGWGVMVSHRSGETEDTFIADLVVGLCTGQIKTGAPCRSERLAKYNQLMRIEEELGDEARFAGHNFRNPSVL from the exons ATGGCTGTTGAAAGGATCCACGCCCGTGAGATCCTGGACTCTCGTGGGAACCCTACTGTTGAGGTGGACTTGTACACACACAAAG GTATGTTCCGTGCGGCGGTGCCCAGCGGCGCGTCCACTGGCATCTATGAGGCACTGGAGCTGCGAGACAACGACAAGTCACGGTTCCTGGGAAAAG gGGTCCTTCAGGCCGTGGATCACATCAACAGCACTGTCGCCCCGGCTCTCGTGGGCTCT GGCCTCTCTGTTGTGGATCAAGAGAAGATAGATAACCTGATGCTGGAGATGGATGGCACAGAGAACAAAT CCAAGTTTGGTGCCAATGCCATCCTGGGAGTGTCACTGGCTGTGTgcaaggcaggagctgcagagaaggagatccCTCTGTACCGGCACATCGCTGACCTGGCCGGCAACTCCGACCTCATTCTTCCCGTGCCA GCTTTCAATGTGATCAATGGAGGTTCCCACGCAGGCAACAAACTGGCCATGCAGGAGTTCATGATCCTGCCCGTGGGGGCTGAAAGCTTCCGCGACGCCATGCGCATTGGGGCTGAAGTCTACCACAACCTCAAGagtgtcatcaaggagaagtaTGGCAAAGATGCTACCAATGTGGGGGATGAGGGGGGCTTTGCCCCCAACATACTGGAAAACAGTGAAG CTCTGGAGCTCCTCAAGGAAGCCATCGACAAGGCAGGCTACACAGACAAGATCGTCATCGGCATGGATGTGGCAGCCTCCGAGTTCTACCGTGATGGCAAATACGACCTGGACTTCAAGTCCCCAGACGACCCAAGCCGCTACATTTCTGCAGATGAGCTGGGGGACCTCTACCAGAGCTTTGTACGTGATTACCCAG TGGTCTCCATTGAGGATCCCTTTGACCAAGATGACTGGGAAGCCTGGTCCAAGTTCACAGCCAATGTGGGGATCCAGATAGTGGGAGATGACCTGACAGTAACAAATCCCAAGCGCATCGAGCGAGCTGTTGAAGAGAAGGCCTGCAACTGCCTCCTGCTCAAAGTCAACCAGATTGGGTCTGTCACAGAGGCCATTCAAGC ATGCAAGTTGGCCCAGGAGAATGGCTGGGGTGTGATGGTAAGCCACCGGTCTGGGGAGACTGAAGACACCTTCATTGCTGACCTGGTTGTAGGACTGTGCACTGGGCAG ATCAAGACGGGTGCTCCCTGCAGGTCTGAACGCCTGGCTAAATACAACCAGCTCATGAG GATTGAGGAAGAGCTTGGAGATGAAGCACGCTTTGCCGGACACAACTTTCGCAACCCAAGTGTTCTTTGA